The Polypterus senegalus isolate Bchr_013 chromosome 1, ASM1683550v1, whole genome shotgun sequence genome includes a window with the following:
- the LOC120518053 gene encoding uncharacterized protein LOC120518053: MRRGTFPARYMAARKRYQELLDVDWEPPLVPCSTPVTSAFISKRLPSPEVDGPAEQSEAAEILSFRRSESPPRKPVALKLPEVDLLVEFPSVLSPKLSQAFVGSSHPLKRKVEKRRKESNSSVTVVTEPFPLQRLLTLHKSKRRQQESDQQTKNFPEVSQPNVSLSRCVVLKLPQICLSEDFPVKHGSYTPSIQWVSGPSLQTLPLSPQVLESSSFHTILLHFEGEEVQQYRKRTREADVAVPVKTDSSAKDSKKSAAQFYVKLPELNLRVGLLNPRVTKHPRQEWPQKAIDEINKK, translated from the coding sequence ATGAGGAGGGGCACATTCCCGGCCAGGTACATGGCCGCTCGGAAGCGCTACCAGGAACTTCTGGACGTTGACTGGGAGCCTCCACTGGTGCCATGCAGCACCCCAGTGACATCAGCCTTTATTTCAAAGAGGCTTCCATCACCAGAGGTGGACGGTCCTGCTGAGCAATCTGAGGCTGCTGAGATCCTGAGTTTCAGAAGGTCTGAGAGCCCTCCCAGGAAGCCTGTTGCTTTGAAACTACCTGAGGTTGACCTTTTGGTGGAGTTTCCTTCAGTTCTGAGTCCTAAACTCTCTCAGGCCTTTGTTGGCAGTAGCCACCCTTTGAAAAGAAAggtggaaaaaagaaggaaagaaagcaatAGTTCAGTGACCGTGGTGACTGAACCATTTCCCCTTCAGAGACTGTTGACACTACATAAGAGCAAGCGGAGACAGCAGGAATCAGATCAACAGACAAAGAATTTCCCAGAAGTCAGTCAGCCCAATGTTTCGCTCAGTAGGTGTGTAGTGCTGAAGCTTCCTCAGATTTGCTTGTCTGAGGACTTTCCTGTGAAACACGGCAGCTACACTCCTTCCATTCAGTGGGTCAGTGGACCATCGCTTCAGACTCTCCCTCTCAGTCCCCAAGTCCTGGAAAGCAGCAGCTTCCACACCATTCTGCTTCATTTTGAAGGGGAAGAGGTTCAGCAGTATAGGAAGAGGACACGAGAGGCAGATGTGGCAGTGCCAGTGAAAACAGACTCTAGTGCCAAAGACAGTAAGAAGTCAGCagcccagttttatgtgaagctGCCGGAACTGAATCTCCGAGTCGGCCTGCTTAATCCCAGAGTGACAAAGCATCCAAGACAAGAATGGCCACAAAAGGCAATAGACGAGATCAACAAAAAGTAG